A segment of the Candidatus Acidiferrales bacterium genome:
TGGTCGAGATTCATGAGTTAGACAACTGGCGTGCGCAGCTACGCAAGGGCGCGCTCGAACTCGTGGTTCTTTCGGCGCTGGCCAATGGGGAACGCTACGGGCTGGCGGTTGTCGAGGACTTGCGAAGGGCGCTGGGAGAGGAGATCAGCGAAGGGACGGTCTATCCGCTCCTGAACCGGCTGAAGCAGAACGGCTGGCTCCGTTCGCGCTGGGAGGAATCCGAAGCCGGGCATCCGCGCAAGTATTACTCGCTCACTGTCGAAGGAGCACGCCAATTGGGCCGAATGTTGGCCGAGTGGGAAGAGCTTTCGCGCCGCATGGGCGATCACCTTGCCGCCACCACGTCGCGGCCACCCGGGAGAGAAAAATGAACGCAACTGCATCCGGCAAAGAATTCGAAAGCTATCTTGCGCGCTTGCGGCGCGCGCTCGGTGTCTTGCCGGCGGAAGAGGCGGAGGACATCCTCCGCGAAATACGCGGGCTGCTGGCCGATTCGCCGAGCGATGTGGATCGCCGGGCGTTGCTGGCGCGGCTTGGGCCGCCCGAACGACTGGCGGGCAGCTATGCCATCAGCCATGAACTGGATCGAGCGCTGGTGCGACCGGGATTTCGCAATGTATGGTCGGCCCTGTGGCAAGCGGCCAGCAAGCTTGTGGTAGGATTTCTCGGCGCGCTGGCTTGCTTCCTGCTCTACCTCTTCGGCTTTGCAATGGTCGTGACCGCGCTCTTGAAGCCGATCTTTCCGCACAATGTGGGCATCTTCTTATCGCCTGAGGGTCGGTTCATCAGCGCCGGTGCAAGCTTTCCGGCCCCGCTGGATGCCCAGGTGGTGGGAGGCTACTGGGTCACGCCGCTCTTTGGCTTCCTCGGGATGTTGATTTTGCTGGGCGCGCAGAAGGTCTCGACCGCCTGGCTGCGGCGCTTACGGGCACGCCTTGCGCCGCCCACGGGCCGTCTTTGAGCGGAACGCTGCCGTGTAAGTTTTCCCCTGGAACGAAATCCCTACCCGGCCGGCCGGCAGAATTTTCCCTTCGCGACTCCCCGAGTACGGTTCGGCCATCGGGCAGGGCCTTTTCGTCTCAAGAAGTTAGCTAACTTCTTGTGCCTAAACGAGTAGTACTGGAACCTGGCCGAAAAATTGCTGAGGATAGGGTGGGGGGCAGCAAGTCGCGGCGGTCAAAAGACCGCGAAGGGCTGGGCCGGCTTTCTGATCCCCCCAAAGCATTCTCGCAATTATCCCACCTCGATACCTCCGGTGAAACGGTCGCCCGCGAGAATGTTTTGAGATTGGCTGGGGCTCCCTTCCACAGGGAGCCCCGAATTGTTTCTGCCTCCGGCAGAGGCGTGTCCCCTACGTGGGCGAGTGCCTTGACCTCTCATCCCGCTTCAACATGGGCTATGGACAGATTTCCCCACGGAATTGTTTTGTTGGCGGCCAGTCGACCAATTGTAAGATTAATCGGCATGTCCTCGAAAGCATTGAGAGCGGCAAGCGAGTCGAACTGTGGTTTTTCCCCACCCAGAACCGCGAAGCTGTCGAGAGCGAGTTGATCTCTGAATTCAATCCTCTTTGGAATGACCAAGGACGGTTCTAGCGGCTGCAGGTTGAGCACCCGTTGCCGCTCGCGCCACCAATACCACCTTTGCGTTCAAGACTTGGGAATATTCGGGAACAAATCGTGCCAAATGCCCCTGAAAATCGTCAAACACGACGCAGGGAAGCGCTTGACAAGCCAACTATTTGGATTTTCGGGAGTGGCCAAGGGGCACGGGTCAAGTCTTTTCCACCGGGAAGCCGGCCTCGTTCCATCCCCGAAAGCCATCCGCCATAGAATAGACGCGCTTGTAACCCATCTTCTGGAGATTGTCGGCGGCTAGCGCTGAGCGAAAGCCGCCGCCGCAATAGAGCACAATTTCGGCGTTGGGATCGGGCACCATCGTTTCAATGTCGCGCTCGATAATGCCTTTGCCAAGGTGAGTGGCGCCGGGAAGGTGCGAGGCATTCCACTCGGAATCCTCACGCACATCCATCAGGATGAATTTTTCTTTGGCGTCGAGCTTGCGCTTGACCTCGGTAATCGTCAGCTCCCGGATGCGCGTCTTCGCCTCATCCACGAGCTTCAAAAATGCCGGCGAATGTCTCATGTGACCTCTCCCGACCCGAGTGGTTCCGCATGCTCTTTCCGAACGGCGACAAACGGTCGCCGGCGGATACCAACGCGGATTTCGCCGGGACGGGATGGGATGAACAGTTCGGTCAGGGAATATCCCTCCAGTTGCTGCCGACGCCCAGATTGGCGACCAGCGGGACTTTCAAAGGATACGCCTGCTCCATGGCTGGTTTGATGAGCGCTTGCGCCCGCTCCATTTCCGCCTCCGGCACCTCAAAGAGCAACTCATCGTGGACCTGCAAGATCATTTTGGTGAGAAGGCGGTCGGCCGCCAGGCGGCGATCAATCTCAATCATGGCGAGCTTGATGAGGTCAGCAGCGGTGCCTTGCAGGGGCGTGTTGAGCGCGGTTCGCTCGGCAAAGTTGCGCAGGTTCGGCTGCTTCGAATTGATTTCCGGGATGGGCCGGAGGCGGCCGGCGAGCGTGCGCACCGTGCCCGTCTTGCGACATTCGGCGAGCGTGCGCTCGAGATAGGCCTTGACGCCGGCGTAGCGCGCGAAATAGGCATTGATAAACTCCTGCGCCTCTTGCGGCGTGATGGCAAGTTGTTGCGAAAGGCCAAAGGCGGAGAGGCCGTAAATGATGCCGAAATTGATTACCTTGGCGCGGCGGCGATGGTCGCCGGTTTGCATCAACGGCGGCACGCCAAAGACCTCGGCGGCGGTGCGGGCGTGGATGTCTTCGCCCTTGCGGAAGGCGTCCAGGAGGACGGGGTCTTCTGAGAAGTGCGCCAGGACGCGCAGCTCGATTTGCGAGTAGTCGGCCGAGAGAAGTTTCGAGCCTTCTTCCGCCACAAATGCCGCCCGAATCTTCTTGCCCAGTTCACTGCGAATGGGGATGTTCTGTAGATTGGGATTGGAGGAAGAGAGGCGGCCGGTGGCGGTGCCGGTCTGGCGGAAGGAGGTATGCAGCCGGCCGGTTTGCGGATGAATGAGTTTGGGCAGCGCGTCAATATAAGTGGACTTGAGTTTGGCCAGCTCCCGGTAATCGAGGATGAGCTTGGGCAGCTCGTGGAGTTCGGCCAGGTCTTCCAGCACGTCGGCGGCGGTGGAGCGCACCTTGCCTTTGGCGTATTTGGCCGGCATCGGCAGGTTCATCTTGTCAAAGAGGATTCCGGCAAGCTGCTTCGGTGAGTTGAGATTGAACTCGACCCCGGCGAGCGAGAAGATGCGCGCGGTCAACGCGGCAATTTCGATCTCGAAGCCAGCCGACATCTGCTCGAGCGCTGCCGCGTCCACCTTGACACCGTGCCGCTCCATGCGGGCGAGCACCGGGGCAAGCGGCAGCTCGATGGCTCGAAAAACGTCGGCGAGTTGCTGCGCTTCGATTTCCGGGCCGAGCTTCCGAGCGAGCCGGCCAACCACGTCCGCCTTCTCGGCCAGGTTGCCCGAAAGGCGAAGGCTGAGGTGGCGCAGCGCCACCGCTTCCAGGTCGTGAGCGGGCGTGGTGGGCTGAAGCAGATAGGAATAGAGCTCGGTGGCCTGGCGGATGCCCTGAAGTTCAACCCCTCGGTTGCCGAGAAGCAAGTGGAGGATTTTGGCGTTGTGGACGACCTTGGGACGGGCCGGGTCTTCGAGAAAGGGCCTGGCGGCGGCAAGCATACTGGGCCCGCCGTGAGGAATGGCTCGCGCCACACCCGGGCTCGGAGAAAAAGCGAGCCCGGCCAGCCGCCCGGTGAAGTCCTCTTCCCCTTCGATGTCCAGCCAGACTGCGGTCTCCTCGCCTGGCTTCAAGGATCCGAGCCATGAGGTCAGTCCTTCGGCGGTTTCGATCACTCGATAGTCTGCCTCTTCCGGGGCGATCTCCTGTCCCGGCGAAGCCGCAAGCGCTTCCCGCAGCATGGAGCCGAAGCCCAGTTCGGTGAGCAGCTTGATGAGGCGGGGGGAATCGGGGGGTTGGCGGCGCAGCTCATCCAGACGAAGCTCGATGGGCGCGTGGGAGTGGACGGTCGCCAGCTTCTTGCTCATCAGGATTTGGTCGCGCTGGGTCTGGAGCGCTTCGCGGTAGCGCTTGCCCGGGACTTCGGCGGCATGCTCGATGGCGTTCTCGACGGCGCCGTATTTCGCGATCAACTCGCGTGCGCCCTTTTCGCCGATGCCCTTTGCTCCAGGAATGTTATCAATCGAATCGCCCATGAGAGCGAGCAAATCAGTGATTTTTTCGGGAGCGACGCCCATCAACTCCTCGACTTGGGCCGGGTCGCAGACGAGATCATCTTTGGTAGGGATGAGGACGCAGGTGCGCTCGTTGACAATTTGAAGAAGGTCCTTGTCGCTCGTCACGACAAAGACATTGTGGCCGCAGGCTGAGGCCTGGCGAGCGAGCGTGGCGATCACGTCATCCGCCTCGTAGCCGGGATACTCAAGGATCGGCAAACGCATCGCTTGGCACATGGCGCGCACTTGTGGTAGCTGCGAGGCCAGGTCTTCCGGCATAGGTGGGCGGTTGGCCTTGTATTGCTCGAAAAGCTTGTCGCGGAAGGTGGGCGCGGCCACGTCAAAGACCACGGCAAGATAGTCAGGCGGCTCGAACTTGCCTGACACGCCTTTCAGGAGCCGGCGGAGCATGTTCGTAAATAGAAATGCCACCTTGGTCGGCCGGCCGTCGGGCGCGCGGAACTCCTGCGTGGGGACGTGGTAGGCTCGGAAGATAAAACCCATCGCGTCAACTAGAAACAGTCGCTTTGTCTCACCGGCCGGCATGGCAAGCCCGCATTCGGGCAAGCCAGTATAGCAGAGCGGCAACAGCCGGCTACGGTGCCGGCTCGCAACGTAGCCTTGAGATTTCCTCTGGTTGTCAGGAGAAAGTCCTCAAATACCCTGACGCCGGCATGGCCTCCGCCGGGCGCATCCGGGCTGGTCTTCGTCCTCGCGGCAAGCATATAACAAGAGCTAACAAAACAGTATCGGCAAGCTGGCCGCAAAGCCACAGAGTGTGGCATAATTACCACAGTGAATAAGAGATGTCAGATCCAAGGCATATTATAAATAATTTATTTTGTATGAGATAGCATGATTCCGCCGAGTGGACCAAAGTTTGCTGGAATAGGCTTTTGAGTGAGCCCATTTTGAGACACCCGGTTCAGACCACCATTGTTCGTCCGGTCGAAACCTCCGGCAACGGACTCCACACCGCTGTTCATACCAACCTGCGGCTGGTGCCAGCCCCGGCCGACACCGGGCTTGTCTTCCGCCGGACCGACCTGGACGGCTTCGAGCTCGAGGCGAAGGCAAACAATGTGGCTCGGGTGAGCTATGCCACGAGCCTGATGAAGAAGGGCGTGCTGATTTCGACCACGGAACACGTTCTGGCGGCGCTCTATTCCTCCGGCATCGACAACGTTTACATCGAGCTGG
Coding sequences within it:
- a CDS encoding rhodanese-like domain-containing protein, producing the protein MRHSPAFLKLVDEAKTRIRELTITEVKRKLDAKEKFILMDVREDSEWNASHLPGATHLGKGIIERDIETMVPDPNAEIVLYCGGGFRSALAADNLQKMGYKRVYSMADGFRGWNEAGFPVEKT
- the polA gene encoding DNA polymerase I, producing the protein MPAGETKRLFLVDAMGFIFRAYHVPTQEFRAPDGRPTKVAFLFTNMLRRLLKGVSGKFEPPDYLAVVFDVAAPTFRDKLFEQYKANRPPMPEDLASQLPQVRAMCQAMRLPILEYPGYEADDVIATLARQASACGHNVFVVTSDKDLLQIVNERTCVLIPTKDDLVCDPAQVEELMGVAPEKITDLLALMGDSIDNIPGAKGIGEKGARELIAKYGAVENAIEHAAEVPGKRYREALQTQRDQILMSKKLATVHSHAPIELRLDELRRQPPDSPRLIKLLTELGFGSMLREALAASPGQEIAPEEADYRVIETAEGLTSWLGSLKPGEETAVWLDIEGEEDFTGRLAGLAFSPSPGVARAIPHGGPSMLAAARPFLEDPARPKVVHNAKILHLLLGNRGVELQGIRQATELYSYLLQPTTPAHDLEAVALRHLSLRLSGNLAEKADVVGRLARKLGPEIEAQQLADVFRAIELPLAPVLARMERHGVKVDAAALEQMSAGFEIEIAALTARIFSLAGVEFNLNSPKQLAGILFDKMNLPMPAKYAKGKVRSTAADVLEDLAELHELPKLILDYRELAKLKSTYIDALPKLIHPQTGRLHTSFRQTGTATGRLSSSNPNLQNIPIRSELGKKIRAAFVAEEGSKLLSADYSQIELRVLAHFSEDPVLLDAFRKGEDIHARTAAEVFGVPPLMQTGDHRRRAKVINFGIIYGLSAFGLSQQLAITPQEAQEFINAYFARYAGVKAYLERTLAECRKTGTVRTLAGRLRPIPEINSKQPNLRNFAERTALNTPLQGTAADLIKLAMIEIDRRLAADRLLTKMILQVHDELLFEVPEAEMERAQALIKPAMEQAYPLKVPLVANLGVGSNWRDIP
- a CDS encoding PadR family transcriptional regulator; its protein translation is MVEIHELDNWRAQLRKGALELVVLSALANGERYGLAVVEDLRRALGEEISEGTVYPLLNRLKQNGWLRSRWEESEAGHPRKYYSLTVEGARQLGRMLAEWEELSRRMGDHLAATTSRPPGREK